A part of Arachis hypogaea cultivar Tifrunner chromosome 12, arahy.Tifrunner.gnm2.J5K5, whole genome shotgun sequence genomic DNA contains:
- the LOC112728401 gene encoding adenylate isopentenyltransferase 3, chloroplastic: protein MTTTISMFMSRLTQPLINVPTSNVPKLNVRQIQKEKVVLIMGATGAGKSKLSVDLATCFPSEIINSDKIQVYEGLDIVTNKISKEEQKGVPHHLLGTQNPNIDFTSYDFCDMSLGAIDSITRREQLPIIVGGSNSYLEALIDDDDYKFRSRYDFCCLWVDVKMDVLDSYVQKRVDQMYLNGMVNELRPFFNPNNKDYSIGIRKAIGVPEFDEYFRREHVVDEETKQRLLDEAINEIKVNTCNLARKQFGKIQRLRNVKRWKIHRLDATPVFQKHGQEANKAWNKFVLEPSAMIIAKFLYNNNSSSSSSSSSITSNNRVVSGFSSSVPASSESVVCV, encoded by the coding sequence ATGACCACCACTATTTCAATGTTCATGTCTAGATTAACACAACCCTTAATAAATGTTCCTACTAGCAATGTCCCAAAATTGAATGTGAGGCAAATTCAGAAAGAGAAAGTAGTGTTGATCATGGGAGCAACAGGAGCTGGAAAGTCAAAGCTTTCCGTTGACCTTGCAACATGTTTTCCTTCAGAAATCATCAACTCAGACAAAATCCAAGTGTATGAAGGACTTGACATAGTCACAAACAAAATCTCCAAAGAAGAGCAAAAAGGGGTGCCACATCACTTACTAGGGACACAAAATCCCAACATTGATTTCACATCCTATGATTTTTGTGACATGTCACTAGGTGCCATTGACTCAATCACTAGGAGGGAACAGCTTCCAATCATAGTTGGTGGATCCAATTCATACCTTGAAGCCctaattgatgatgatgattacaAATTCAGATCAAGGTATGATTTTTGTTGCCTATGGGTGGATGTGAAAATGGATGTTCTTGATTCATATGTGCAAAAAAGGGTTGACCAAATGTACCTAAATGGTATGGTCAATGAGCTTAGACCCTTTTTCAATCCCAATAATAAGGACTACTCAATTGGGATTAGAAAAGCAATTGGGGTGCCTGAATTTGATGAGTATTTTAGAAGAGAACATGTTGTTGATGAAGAAACAAAGCAAAGGTTGCTTGATGAAGCAATCAATGAAATCAAGGTCAACACTTGCAACTTGGCTAGGAAACAATTTGGAAAAATCCAAAGGCTAAGGAATGTTAAGAGATGGAAGATTCATAGGTTGGATGCAACACCTGTTTTTCAAAAACATGGACAAGAAGCAAATAAGGCATGGAACAAGTTTGTGTTGGAGCCTAGTGCTATGATTATTGCAAAGTTTTTATATAATAacaactcatcatcatcatcatcatcatcatccatcactTCCAATAATAGAGTTGTTTCTGGATTTAGTAGTAGTGTTCCAGCTTCATCAGAGAGTGTTGTATGTGTGTGA
- the LOC112728402 gene encoding uncharacterized protein — translation MYDFDRNGTMSFEEFVALNKFLIKVQHAFSDLERGRGFLVLDDVFEVYFKNDFKDVLFIVSLVLLSQTSLWFLLVLPKLYQQNVEFLSLCVMLDATLNNFAEYVSRHW, via the exons ATGTATGATTTTGATAGGAATGGTACTATGAGCTTTGAAG AATTTGTTGCACTCAACAAGTTCCTTATTAAG GTTCAACATGCATTTTCTGATCTTGAGAG GGGTCGTGGCTTTCTTGTCCTTGATGACGTTTTTGAGGTATATTTTAAGAATGATTTCAAAGATGTTCTGTTTATCGTGTCACTGGTTTTGCTTAGCCAGACGAGCTTATGGTTCTTATTAGTACTTCCCAAGCTGTATCAACAAAATGTTGAGTTCCTTAGTTTATGTGTAATGTTGGATGCAACTCTAAATAACTTTGCCGAATATGTTTCCAGGCATTGGTAA
- the LOC114924933 gene encoding uncharacterized protein, whose product MCDWANRIEYSLWTQHCDEGRRFGHMTTNISECVNSILKDVRNLPVCSLVKATYGRLAELFVRKGREAEAQMGTGQQFSQHLVKCIEANLKTARCFTVTVYDKDNFEFTVAETTPTGSFSLGSYRVSLASHTCDGGYFQTLHFPCPHALACCAYSQLTWEPYVHQVYRLSSVFSVYHMGFTPPIPEAFWPPYDGPTVIHDPNKRRAREGRPRSTRIRTNMDEADPNRPKRCGLCRQPGHTRRSFPQLGGAEHTRGHD is encoded by the coding sequence atgtgtgacTGGGCGAACCGGATTGAGTATTCGTTGTGGACACAGCATTGTGATGAGGGGCGTAGATTCGgacacatgacgacgaatatatctgagtgtgtgaactcaatcctcAAAGATGTCAGAAACCTTCCTGTGTGCTCGCTAGTGAAGGCAACATACGGAAGGTTGGCCGAATTATTTGTTCGCAAAGGGAGAGAGGCTGAGGCGCAGATGGGAACCGGACAACAATTTAGTCAGCACTTGGTGAAGTGTatagaggccaacttgaagacggctAGGTGCTTCACGGTTACTGTGTACGACAAGGATAACTTCGAGTTCACCGTCGCAGAGACAACTCCGACTGGTTCTTTCTCACTGGGTAGCTACAGAGTCTCGCTTGCATCTCACACATGTGACGGCGGATACTTCCAAACACTTCATTTCCCGTGTCCCCACGCACTGGCATGCTGTGCCTACTCACAGCTTACATGGGAGCCTTACGTCCACCAGGTGTATCGTCTTAGTTCGGTTTTCAGTGTCTATCATATGGgtttcacacctcccattccggagGCTTTCTGGCCACCATATGACGGGCCAACTGTCATCCATGACCCCAATAagaggcgtgcgagagagggtcgTCCGAGATCTACTCGGATACGGACCaatatggacgaggcagatccgaaCCGACCAAAGAGATGTGGGCTTTGTCGGCAGCCCGGCCACACACGTCGGAGTTTCCCACAGCTCGGAGGAGCAGAGCACACACGGGGACATGATTAG